A portion of the Bdellovibrio bacteriovorus genome contains these proteins:
- a CDS encoding HNH endonuclease produces the protein MDLRNISNQDLVGRMQNLVRTERKITHLILVHILEIEERQIYAELGYDGMYTYLTRGLGYSEAAAYRRLQSARLLKQLPEVADKIESGSLHLSQLTKVQKCLKEAQNNGTSISPSITLEVLGKLENRNSFQTDAVLAKEFNLPVRDQEALRPQADDSVRIEITLSAEQFKELENARNNLSHVCHEGSWAHIIATLAKKFNQKNESRAAMKENNLVKKEVLLIGKDKPSAMSKEPQDLELPPITLRKSISTQGVIATRRNLRKAISIRTRRELLRNSEGCCEYVNPNSNERCRSRYQLQIDHIVPVSLGGSNHQDNLRVLCRTHNLFMASKMGIQLKEKAHF, from the coding sequence ATGGATCTAAGAAATATTTCGAACCAGGACCTAGTGGGTCGCATGCAAAACCTTGTGCGGACCGAAAGAAAAATTACGCATTTAATTCTGGTGCACATTTTAGAAATTGAAGAACGTCAGATTTACGCTGAGCTGGGATATGATGGGATGTACACTTACCTGACGCGTGGGTTAGGATATTCCGAAGCGGCGGCTTATCGTCGTTTGCAATCGGCCCGGCTTTTAAAGCAGTTGCCCGAAGTTGCTGATAAAATTGAATCTGGAAGCCTGCATCTTTCTCAGCTTACGAAAGTGCAGAAATGTCTTAAGGAGGCGCAGAATAACGGGACAAGTATTTCTCCTTCCATAACTTTGGAGGTTCTAGGAAAGTTAGAAAATAGAAATTCTTTTCAGACGGACGCCGTCCTGGCTAAAGAATTTAATTTGCCAGTAAGAGATCAAGAAGCGCTTCGACCCCAAGCCGACGACTCGGTTCGAATTGAAATTACTTTATCGGCCGAGCAGTTTAAGGAATTGGAAAATGCAAGAAACAATCTCTCTCATGTTTGTCATGAAGGCTCATGGGCGCATATCATCGCGACTTTGGCGAAAAAGTTCAATCAGAAGAACGAATCAAGAGCAGCTATGAAAGAAAATAACTTGGTTAAAAAAGAAGTGCTTCTTATCGGTAAGGACAAGCCATCGGCCATGTCGAAAGAACCCCAAGATTTAGAGTTGCCGCCAATCACACTTCGAAAATCCATTTCAACTCAAGGAGTCATCGCTACGAGGCGGAATCTAAGAAAAGCAATTTCTATTCGAACTCGACGCGAACTTTTAAGAAATTCGGAGGGTTGTTGTGAATATGTGAATCCTAATTCAAATGAACGCTGTCGCTCCAGATATCAACTGCAAATTGATCATATTGTTCCTGTATCATTGGGCGGGTCAAATCACCAGGATAACTTAAGAGTTCTTTGCCGCACGCATAATCTATTTATGGCAAGTAAGATGGGAATTCAGCTTAAAGAAAAGGCCCACTTCTAA
- a CDS encoding DUF4142 domain-containing protein, producing the protein MKSLKLAALPLVLSAFMFGGFAHAANLSDQEVGEILKTVNDAEIDAAKAAKSRASNSEVKTFAKDMENAHENNNKEAKKVFKKADIDPKNNDIAKNLKKDAKDKLAELKKKKGSDFDKAYIENQIMMHQQVLNDLEQKYIPATQNSDFRAFLETTKTHVQEHLSKAQQIQSTLK; encoded by the coding sequence ATGAAATCATTAAAATTAGCAGCATTGCCTTTGGTTCTTTCCGCGTTCATGTTCGGTGGCTTCGCCCACGCGGCAAATCTTTCAGACCAAGAGGTTGGCGAAATTCTCAAAACCGTGAACGACGCTGAAATCGACGCTGCCAAAGCCGCGAAGTCACGCGCCAGCAATAGCGAAGTAAAAACATTCGCTAAAGACATGGAAAATGCCCACGAAAACAACAACAAAGAAGCCAAAAAAGTTTTCAAAAAAGCAGATATCGATCCTAAAAATAACGATATCGCTAAAAACCTTAAAAAAGATGCCAAAGATAAATTGGCAGAGCTAAAAAAGAAAAAAGGCTCTGACTTTGATAAAGCCTATATCGAAAACCAAATCATGATGCACCAACAGGTTTTGAATGACTTGGAACAAAAATACATCCCGGCCACACAAAACTCAGATTTCCGTGCGTTCTTAGAAACTACAAAAACTCACGTGCAGGAGCATTTGTCTAAGGCTCAGCAGATTCAATCGACTTTGAAGTAG
- a CDS encoding inositol monophosphatase family protein: MENSVNSRDWKQVLGQAIKAVSLGREVLLNYFGNLEHVEEKFQAGLVSEADKESERVIAEHLKKNFPEFEFLGEETFAGSHAPGAKVQAEPAQKVGRWIVDPLDGTTNYIHRFPIFCISLALEINGQIQLAVIDVPILKETYTAIRGEGAFVNGRPLKVSNASSLDKSFLATGFVSEHEHVIAEQLKIFDEMVRKCRGVRRPGAAAYDLAQVARGVFDGYWERNIQPWDAAAGILLVREAGGIVQTYRGEEYHPYKNSIVAGNANVVKAVQGVLKNHLDAQTQ; encoded by the coding sequence GTGGAAAACAGCGTAAATTCAAGGGATTGGAAGCAGGTCTTAGGTCAGGCCATCAAAGCCGTCAGCCTGGGCAGAGAGGTCCTTCTCAATTATTTCGGCAACTTAGAGCATGTTGAAGAAAAATTCCAAGCCGGTCTAGTGAGCGAAGCCGACAAAGAATCAGAACGAGTCATCGCAGAGCATCTTAAGAAAAATTTTCCGGAGTTTGAGTTCTTGGGCGAGGAAACCTTCGCGGGATCTCATGCTCCTGGGGCCAAAGTCCAGGCAGAGCCCGCACAAAAAGTGGGACGCTGGATTGTGGATCCTTTAGATGGGACGACAAATTATATTCATCGCTTTCCGATTTTCTGCATCAGCTTAGCGTTAGAAATCAATGGGCAGATTCAATTGGCCGTGATTGACGTGCCAATACTGAAAGAAACATACACCGCGATTCGTGGTGAAGGGGCGTTTGTGAATGGTCGTCCTTTGAAAGTCAGTAACGCCTCTTCGTTGGATAAATCATTTTTAGCCACAGGCTTTGTTTCGGAACACGAACACGTGATTGCCGAGCAATTGAAAATCTTTGATGAGATGGTTCGCAAGTGTCGCGGAGTTCGCAGACCAGGGGCTGCCGCTTATGATTTAGCGCAAGTAGCGCGTGGCGTGTTTGATGGTTACTGGGAAAGAAATATTCAGCCATGGGATGCAGCGGCCGGCATCTTACTCGTGCGTGAGGCGGGGGGCATTGTGCAAACTTATCGTGGTGAAGAATATCATCCGTATAAGAATTCGATCGTCGCGGGGAATGCGAATGTGGTGAAGGCCGTGCAAGGGGTTTTAAAAAATCACTTGGATGCGCAGACGCAGTAA
- a CDS encoding S66 peptidase family protein: MSQTLISPKRLKFGDTIGVFTPSSPAYNANPELFENGLRTLKNLGFNIKLGSLTNKRASQGYRSGSGEERAKEFMELIKDPDVDALVATIGGYNSSSMIPFLDYSAIKEERKPICGYSDVTSLHLAIMKFAGLRTYYGPAVMCWFGDWPSGIEESNKWFLDALMNHESGTRDINQPKRWSNHSRDWGNGDWKKLPREWQENRGWKVLQEGTATAPIIAANLNTLTSAAGTKYWPDLKGKILLIEEMDAPLMKEERSLRQLSLIGAFDELAGLIISKPEFFSTDGAAFTYDDLIIDIVGKRTYPIISNFDCGHTVPMITIPQGVRTHLKAETTEVKFQFIEPAFSA, encoded by the coding sequence ATGTCCCAAACCCTTATTTCTCCAAAACGTTTGAAATTCGGAGATACTATTGGTGTCTTCACTCCTTCTTCTCCCGCTTACAATGCAAATCCTGAACTTTTCGAAAATGGGCTTCGCACGCTAAAAAATCTGGGTTTCAACATCAAGCTAGGTTCTTTGACTAACAAAAGAGCCTCCCAAGGCTACCGCTCAGGCTCTGGAGAAGAACGGGCCAAAGAATTCATGGAGCTTATCAAGGATCCGGATGTCGACGCTTTGGTGGCCACTATCGGCGGATATAATTCAAGTAGCATGATTCCCTTTCTGGATTATTCGGCAATCAAGGAAGAACGCAAACCTATCTGCGGATACTCAGATGTCACTTCACTTCATTTGGCGATTATGAAATTTGCGGGCTTAAGAACCTACTATGGACCGGCGGTGATGTGTTGGTTTGGTGATTGGCCTTCAGGCATTGAAGAAAGTAACAAGTGGTTCTTAGATGCCTTGATGAACCACGAGTCCGGGACAAGAGATATTAATCAACCAAAAAGATGGAGCAACCATTCAAGAGATTGGGGCAACGGAGACTGGAAAAAACTGCCAAGAGAGTGGCAGGAAAATCGTGGATGGAAAGTCCTTCAAGAGGGCACCGCGACCGCACCGATCATAGCCGCGAACTTGAATACACTCACCAGTGCGGCGGGCACTAAATATTGGCCGGACCTCAAAGGTAAGATTCTTTTAATTGAAGAAATGGACGCTCCTTTGATGAAGGAAGAAAGATCCTTACGCCAGCTCTCTTTAATCGGGGCCTTCGATGAGTTAGCAGGTTTAATTATTTCAAAACCAGAATTTTTTAGCACGGATGGTGCGGCTTTTACTTACGACGACCTGATTATAGATATCGTGGGAAAAAGAACATACCCAATTATTTCTAACTTTGATTGCGGGCACACCGTGCCGATGATCACTATTCCTCAAGGAGTAAGGACTCACCTAAAGGCTGAGACGACTGAAGTGAAATTTCAGTTCATCGAACCAGCTTTTTCGGCTTAA
- a CDS encoding flagellar basal body-associated FliL family protein, giving the protein MAEKEAAAPEAAAPSGGSGQKPILLIALAVINMLVVAGVGFMLYSGKKKEAAEPKIEQVIKGEAAAQHHEATEEKEVMGKVVPLEKFIVNLAGSKGRKVASVSMELEVQGEHVLDEIEKRKPQIRDIIIIILSSKTQEQVDTREGKDNLRNEIKDTINSFLVQGKISNVFFTEFIYN; this is encoded by the coding sequence GTGGCGGAGAAAGAAGCAGCAGCACCGGAAGCAGCAGCGCCAAGTGGTGGATCTGGACAAAAGCCTATACTTTTGATCGCGTTAGCGGTGATCAATATGCTCGTCGTAGCAGGTGTTGGGTTCATGCTCTATTCGGGCAAGAAGAAAGAAGCCGCCGAACCTAAAATCGAACAAGTCATCAAAGGTGAAGCCGCGGCTCAACATCATGAAGCCACGGAAGAAAAAGAAGTCATGGGGAAGGTCGTTCCCTTAGAAAAATTCATTGTCAATTTGGCCGGTTCTAAAGGCCGTAAAGTGGCAAGTGTCAGCATGGAGCTTGAGGTCCAGGGCGAGCATGTATTAGATGAGATCGAGAAGCGTAAACCGCAAATTCGCGATATCATTATTATCATCTTGTCTTCTAAAACTCAGGAGCAAGTGGATACGCGTGAAGGCAAAGATAATTTAAGAAATGAAATTAAAGACACTATTAATTCTTTCCTGGTTCAAGGGAAGATTTCAAACGTGTTCTTCACAGAGTTTATCTACAACTAA
- a CDS encoding flavin monoamine oxidase family protein: MKSSHCFDVVIVGAGASGLSCAAHLLKQNVDLMVLEARPRIGGRVFTQGSPHPSIPIELGAEFIHAASPLVLDLLKKTGHDFYDAQFEQLFLKNGKLIEQKDFWDRFEKVLALPDSERKTDRSMADFLKAHKAIPKDMRDLLIGYIEGFQAADINLIGEKAFAESEKDKRDLNGNNDFRIVGGYCDVLQGLMQNSLKKKIALEHPVTQINWNKKQIEIICTLPSGRRRHIHAKQVVLAVPLAVLQGQHKKSQIEFKPEIPELLPALSHLHVGHVQRLVFIFKTRFWENLSEKNPVCFLRAPHNMYFSTWWTLSPLRAPYLIAWQGGPMAQELSNMSDNARIEKALQTLSKITNRSLAFLKKEVSSVHQHNWSKDPYAMGAYTYTGIENQDYKPKTYPHFHGFLWLTGEAFAKADGQGTVHGALEHGFEIAQKILQAL, translated from the coding sequence ATGAAATCCTCACACTGTTTTGACGTCGTGATCGTCGGCGCCGGAGCTTCAGGTTTGTCATGCGCCGCCCATTTACTAAAGCAAAATGTCGACCTGATGGTCCTGGAGGCAAGGCCCCGCATTGGAGGCCGGGTTTTCACTCAAGGCTCACCTCACCCTTCCATTCCCATTGAGTTAGGGGCGGAGTTCATTCATGCAGCCTCACCTCTTGTTTTGGATCTTTTAAAGAAGACGGGCCACGATTTTTATGATGCTCAGTTTGAACAGCTCTTTTTGAAAAACGGAAAGCTGATTGAGCAAAAAGATTTCTGGGACCGATTTGAAAAAGTATTAGCCTTGCCGGACAGTGAACGAAAGACCGACCGTTCGATGGCAGATTTTTTAAAGGCTCATAAAGCCATCCCGAAAGACATGCGAGATCTTTTAATTGGATACATTGAAGGCTTTCAAGCCGCCGACATAAATCTGATTGGTGAAAAGGCGTTCGCGGAATCCGAGAAAGATAAACGCGATCTGAATGGCAATAACGATTTTCGTATTGTGGGTGGCTACTGCGATGTTCTCCAGGGACTTATGCAGAATTCACTTAAGAAAAAGATCGCTCTTGAACATCCTGTTACTCAAATTAATTGGAATAAAAAACAGATAGAGATCATCTGCACTCTTCCGTCGGGACGGCGTCGTCATATTCACGCAAAACAAGTCGTGCTGGCAGTGCCACTAGCCGTCTTGCAGGGGCAGCATAAAAAATCACAGATTGAGTTTAAACCGGAAATCCCCGAACTTCTTCCGGCACTTTCACATCTGCACGTCGGTCATGTGCAAAGACTGGTGTTTATTTTTAAAACCCGCTTTTGGGAAAACCTCTCCGAAAAAAATCCGGTGTGCTTTTTAAGAGCGCCCCATAACATGTATTTTTCCACGTGGTGGACTTTAAGCCCCTTACGTGCTCCTTACCTGATCGCTTGGCAGGGAGGACCCATGGCGCAAGAACTTTCGAACATGTCGGACAACGCCCGTATCGAAAAAGCGCTGCAAACCTTGTCAAAAATCACCAATAGATCCTTGGCTTTCTTAAAAAAAGAAGTGTCCTCCGTTCATCAACACAACTGGTCTAAAGATCCCTACGCCATGGGCGCTTACACTTACACCGGCATAGAAAACCAAGATTATAAACCTAAAACGTATCCGCATTTTCATGGCTTCTTATGGCTGACCGGAGAAGCCTTTGCCAAAGCGGATGGCCAAGGCACTGTGCATGGAGCTTTAGAGCATGGTTTTGAAATCGCACAAAAGATTTTACAAGCACTTTAG
- a CDS encoding MAPEG family protein yields MIVEIQMLIFASILGLVQLLAAAHLSTMQRGLKWNLSSRESSRPPLTGMAGRVDRSYRNFMETFPIFIVAIFAVLFLQKGTSLSYWGSQLYFYSRVLYFFVYAAGITGLRTLIWGASLIGLVMVLCSLL; encoded by the coding sequence ATGATAGTAGAAATTCAAATGTTAATATTTGCGTCCATATTAGGTTTAGTACAGTTATTGGCGGCCGCGCATCTTTCAACAATGCAACGCGGACTGAAATGGAATTTAAGCTCTCGTGAGTCTTCGCGGCCTCCACTGACAGGAATGGCCGGAAGAGTCGATCGATCCTATCGTAACTTTATGGAGACGTTTCCAATTTTTATCGTGGCGATTTTTGCCGTTCTATTTTTGCAAAAAGGAACATCACTTTCTTATTGGGGATCTCAGCTTTACTTCTACTCCCGTGTGCTTTACTTCTTCGTGTATGCAGCGGGCATTACGGGATTGCGCACGTTGATTTGGGGTGCGAGTTTGATCGGTTTAGTGATGGTTCTATGCAGTTTGCTTTAG
- the fliM gene encoding flagellar motor switch protein FliM, whose translation MNQVLSQSEVDALLAAVSDGDVASSDAPKAESQSVGKVEDRKIVSYDLTSQDRIIRGRLPQLEVIYEKFMRAFRVSLSSALRKIASITLTSTEFLKFGEFINTLPMPTCMSVLRFGNLRGSALFVIESKLAYALVDSFFGGADRPYTKIDGKDFTPIELSIVQKVVGLAINDLEAAWASIEKIGCSFVRTEVNPQFVGIVPPTDVVIASTFDVELENATGTISIVIPYATIEPIKQKLQTGFQVETDQTDKKLWTAIIQEQLLETDLEIKINLGETEIKLRDMMSLKVGDVIPLDQDASGELDVNIEGVKKFKGYYGIHHGTVAVQVTRPVQK comes from the coding sequence ATGAATCAAGTTCTGTCCCAAAGCGAAGTTGATGCTCTCTTAGCGGCGGTTTCCGACGGTGATGTTGCTTCCTCGGATGCTCCCAAGGCAGAGTCACAATCCGTAGGTAAAGTTGAAGACCGTAAGATCGTGTCTTACGATTTGACCAGTCAAGATCGTATCATTCGCGGTCGCTTGCCACAGCTTGAAGTTATCTACGAAAAATTCATGCGTGCATTCCGCGTATCATTGTCCTCGGCTCTTCGTAAGATCGCTTCGATCACGCTGACCTCGACTGAATTTTTAAAATTCGGAGAATTTATCAACACTTTACCGATGCCCACGTGCATGTCGGTTTTGCGCTTCGGTAACTTGCGTGGTTCGGCTCTTTTCGTTATTGAAAGTAAATTAGCCTACGCCTTGGTTGATAGTTTCTTCGGTGGCGCGGATCGTCCTTACACTAAAATTGACGGGAAGGATTTTACGCCGATCGAACTTTCTATCGTACAAAAAGTTGTGGGCCTCGCGATCAACGATCTTGAAGCCGCTTGGGCTTCGATTGAAAAAATTGGTTGTTCATTTGTGCGTACCGAGGTGAATCCTCAGTTCGTCGGTATCGTGCCGCCAACTGACGTTGTTATCGCCTCAACGTTCGACGTTGAGCTTGAAAATGCGACGGGAACAATTTCAATTGTTATTCCTTATGCGACAATCGAGCCGATCAAACAAAAACTACAAACAGGTTTCCAAGTTGAAACGGATCAAACCGACAAAAAACTTTGGACGGCGATCATTCAAGAACAGCTTTTAGAAACAGATTTAGAAATCAAAATCAATCTGGGCGAAACCGAAATCAAACTGCGCGATATGATGAGTTTGAAAGTCGGGGACGTCATTCCGTTAGATCAGGACGCTTCGGGCGAACTTGATGTGAATATTGAAGGCGTTAAGAAATTTAAAGGTTACTACGGCATACATCATGGAACTGTGGCAGTCCAAGTGACTCGTCCGGTGCAAAAGTAG